AATCTAAGACAAGCCGCACTAAAACAAGAAAAAATCAAAGCTGCTGCCCAAGAAAAAGCCGCAAAACTAGAAGGTGTTACAGTTCAAATAGTTGCTTTGACAGGTGAAGATGGTAGAATATTCGGTTCAGTAACCACTACTCAAATCGCGGAAGCACTCAAAAATAAAGGCATTGAAGTAGATAGACGCAGAATCATCATTGATGACGAAATCAAATTTACAGGCAATTACACTGCAACCATCAATCTTCACCGAGAGGTCAAAGTTAAAATTGGAATAGAAGTAGTCAAGAAAACGTAAATCTCTACGCTTAACTATCATAAAACGCACTTTTTAAGTGCGTTTTTTATTTTTACTCATTGAGCTGGGCATCAAAAGTACGTTTAGCTAACTCATCATTGAGCAAATACAAAGCAGAGGGATTATCCCCTATCATTTCTATTTTTTTGAGTATACTACTAACCAGCGCTTCTTCCTCAACCTGTTCTGTGATAAACCATTGCAAAAAAGTGTGTGTAGCAAAATCATTCTCTTCTAAGGCTAATTTCATTAAGTTGCTAATAGATTGCGTAACCTTTTTCTCATGCTCTAACGTAACTTCAAATACATGCTTGATGGACTTGAAATCACTCACAGGTGCGGGAATACTTTGTATCTTAATATATCCACCTACCTCATGAAGGTACTTAAATTGTTTCATCGCATGAAAGTTCTCTTCTTGGGCTTGTACCAAAAAGAAGTTTGCAAAGCCATTTAATTCATCTTTGAGAAAATATGATGCCATGCAAAGGTATTGATTGGCAGAGTATAATTCGCTATGAATTTGCGCAATTAGCGCTTCTTGCATTTTTTGACTGATTTTCATATTGCAAAACTAACAAATAAATAGCCTGTTTTGTTTTTTCTCAAATAAAAATTTTTTGTTCAAGCTATCTATTTTGCTTTTAGGTTTTAATTTTTTGGGCGTGCCCTTGTGGGCGTTTCGCTTGCGCTCATGCCCACAAGGTCGGCGTGCTACGGGCTAGGTGCGGAATGCCCCGACCCTTGCGTCAGCAAGGGGCACGCCCAAAAAATCAAATCATCTTTAAATACCTAGCTTTGCACTTGCTTTGCTATTTTTGAACCTAATTCAAGATTCTGCTTTTT
This region of Bacteroidia bacterium genomic DNA includes:
- a CDS encoding ferritin, which gives rise to MKISQKMQEALIAQIHSELYSANQYLCMASYFLKDELNGFANFFLVQAQEENFHAMKQFKYLHEVGGYIKIQSIPAPVSDFKSIKHVFEVTLEHEKKVTQSISNLMKLALEENDFATHTFLQWFITEQVEEEALVSSILKKIEMIGDNPSALYLLNDELAKRTFDAQLNE
- the rplI gene encoding 50S ribosomal protein L9, with the protein product MEVILKQDVKGLGLKDDIVKVKDGYANNYLIPRGMAIPATPSNRKVLAENLRQAALKQEKIKAAAQEKAAKLEGVTVQIVALTGEDGRIFGSVTTTQIAEALKNKGIEVDRRRIIIDDEIKFTGNYTATINLHREVKVKIGIEVVKKT